In a genomic window of Candidatus Thiothrix sulfatifontis:
- a CDS encoding alpha-E domain-containing protein produces the protein MLSRVAERVYWMARYLERAEKTARLINVHTALLMDLPGRMEINWFTLIRLFNAEKVFSEHYERGNEANIMQFLIADTNNSSSLATSLANVRENVRTSLDVLPEEIWEQANQIHLLMTNSLPRISDRYSRQIFLREVMKHCQCIRGALDSNMSRDHSFDFMQIGKHLERTDMTSRILEMTSLLLSEDRSDTLRKYDGIVWTNLLQALGGRQMYLQHIHSRVEGASVMRFLMNDNVFPGSVSYSLAAMSRRMRYLPDPEMAMTMAYRVLEHTKREDVGAIPAEKVHTLMDYLQSELGILHTEIAKTWFHPDRSDQQQSQG, from the coding sequence ATGCTATCACGAGTGGCTGAACGTGTTTATTGGATGGCGCGTTATTTAGAACGTGCCGAAAAAACTGCCCGCCTGATTAACGTGCATACCGCGTTGCTGATGGATTTACCGGGGCGCATGGAAATCAACTGGTTCACCCTGATCCGCTTGTTCAATGCCGAAAAGGTATTCAGCGAACATTACGAGCGCGGCAATGAAGCCAATATCATGCAATTTTTGATTGCGGATACCAACAATTCATCGTCGTTGGCAACGTCCTTGGCGAATGTGCGCGAAAACGTGCGTACCTCGTTGGATGTGTTGCCGGAAGAAATTTGGGAACAGGCTAACCAGATTCATTTGCTGATGACGAATAGCTTGCCGCGTATTTCTGATCGTTATTCCCGCCAGATATTTCTGCGCGAAGTCATGAAGCATTGCCAGTGCATCCGGGGTGCGTTGGATAGCAATATGAGCCGCGACCATAGCTTCGATTTCATGCAAATCGGCAAGCATTTGGAACGTACCGACATGACCAGCCGAATTCTGGAAATGACTTCGTTGCTGTTGTCGGAAGACCGTAGCGATACTTTGCGCAAATACGACGGCATTGTGTGGACAAACTTGTTGCAAGCCTTAGGCGGACGGCAGATGTATTTGCAGCACATCCATTCGCGGGTGGAAGGCGCAAGCGTGATGCGCTTTTTGATGAATGACAACGTATTCCCCGGCTCGGTCAGCTACTCTCTCGCCGCCATGAGCCGCCGGATGCGCTATTTACCCGACCCCGAAATGGCGATGACGATGGCGTATCGGGTGTTAGAACACACCAAACGTGAAGATGTCGGCGCGATTCCAGCCGAAAAGGTACACACTTTAATGGACTATTTGCAGAGCGAACTGGGTATCTTGCATACCGAAATTGCCAAGACATGGTTTCATCCTGATCGCAGCGATCAACAGCAATCACAAGGATAA